Proteins encoded together in one Cellulomonas gilvus ATCC 13127 window:
- a CDS encoding glycosyltransferase family 4 protein → MRVLVCTVVHDPQDARIRFRQIEALLAAGHEVTYAAPFTAYGRTAPDGVRAVDLARATGRHRLRAVLAARRTLAGLAGSHDVVLLHDPELLLAVMRSATLRRTVVVWDVHEDTAAAVGMRAWVPRLLRRIARAGVRVLETWAEKHVRLLLAEHAYAERFARPHPVVPNSVVVPDHVTTTTQRDESGRLRVVYLGRVTYARGARVLLDLAPLLPRDVVLEVIGPADDDLRTALEAARGDGALVWRGFVPNDEALHRLDGALAGLSLLRAEPNYAHSRPTKLMEYMAHGVAVISTPNPASRELVERTQAGVLVPFDDASAVADAVRRLVEDDELRARMATSGRAAALAELDWAADGRRFVATLEGWAARS, encoded by the coding sequence GTGCGCGTCCTGGTGTGCACCGTCGTCCACGACCCGCAGGACGCCCGGATCAGGTTCCGTCAGATCGAGGCGCTGCTCGCCGCGGGCCACGAGGTCACGTACGCCGCACCGTTCACGGCGTACGGGCGCACGGCGCCCGACGGCGTACGGGCGGTCGACCTCGCGCGCGCCACGGGCCGCCACCGGCTCCGCGCGGTGCTCGCCGCGCGGCGCACGCTCGCCGGCCTCGCGGGCTCGCACGACGTGGTCCTGCTGCACGACCCCGAGCTCCTGCTGGCCGTCATGCGCTCGGCCACGCTGCGCCGCACGGTCGTCGTGTGGGACGTGCACGAGGACACCGCCGCTGCGGTCGGCATGCGTGCGTGGGTCCCCCGCCTGCTGCGCCGGATCGCGCGCGCCGGGGTCCGGGTGCTCGAGACGTGGGCCGAGAAGCACGTGCGGCTGCTGCTCGCCGAGCACGCCTACGCCGAGCGGTTCGCGCGCCCGCACCCCGTGGTGCCCAACTCGGTCGTCGTGCCCGACCACGTCACGACGACCACCCAGCGCGACGAGTCGGGACGCCTGCGCGTGGTCTACCTGGGTCGCGTGACGTACGCGCGCGGTGCCCGCGTGCTGCTCGACCTGGCGCCGCTGCTCCCCCGCGACGTCGTGCTCGAGGTCATCGGACCCGCCGACGACGACCTGCGGACCGCGCTCGAGGCCGCGCGCGGCGACGGCGCGCTGGTGTGGCGCGGGTTCGTCCCGAACGACGAGGCGCTGCACCGCCTGGACGGTGCGCTGGCCGGGCTCTCGCTGCTGCGCGCCGAGCCGAACTACGCGCACTCGCGTCCGACCAAGCTCATGGAGTACATGGCGCACGGCGTCGCCGTGATCAGCACGCCCAACCCCGCGTCGCGCGAGCTCGTCGAGCGCACGCAGGCCGGCGTCCTGGTGCCGTTCGACGACGCGTCGGCGGTGGCCGACGCCGTGCGGCGCCTGGTCGAGGACGACGAGCTGCGCGCGCGGATGGCCACGTCCGGGCGCGCCGCGGCGCTGGCCGAGCTGGACTGGGCCGCCGACGGCCGCCGCTTCGTCGCGACGCTCGAGGGCTGGGCCGCGCGGTCCTGA
- a CDS encoding ABC transporter permease, with the protein MSGPPDDELDAAALAERYGLERIGARPALIPYVRDIWQRRHFLWTLASGRAYTRNTDNYLGQVWSILNPLLLAGTYYLVFGVLLTTRGGTQNYVAFLTTGIFIFSFISTAISSGASAITGNLSLVRALHFPRALLPLSIAVAELINLIPTIVVMLLIIALSGEPITWTWLLLVPAVAMITLFNAGCALITARIVATARDVRNLIPVGTRLLRYFSGVFYSIDYYATDSLASLVLAYQPVALYIDIVRSCVLVETPLQAHLWWLGAGWAVLFSVVGFIMFWRAEERYGRD; encoded by the coding sequence GTGTCCGGGCCGCCGGACGACGAGCTGGACGCCGCCGCGCTCGCCGAGCGTTACGGGCTCGAGCGCATCGGCGCCCGGCCCGCGCTGATCCCGTACGTCCGGGACATCTGGCAGCGGCGGCACTTCCTGTGGACGCTCGCCTCGGGCCGCGCGTACACGCGCAACACCGACAACTACCTGGGCCAGGTCTGGTCGATCCTCAACCCGCTGCTGCTCGCGGGCACGTACTACCTGGTGTTCGGCGTGCTGCTGACCACGCGGGGCGGCACCCAGAACTACGTCGCGTTCCTCACCACCGGCATCTTCATCTTCAGCTTCATCTCCACGGCGATCTCCTCCGGTGCGAGCGCGATCACGGGCAACCTGTCGCTGGTGCGCGCGCTGCACTTCCCGCGCGCGCTGCTGCCACTGTCCATCGCGGTCGCCGAGCTCATCAACCTGATCCCGACGATCGTCGTGATGCTGCTGATCATCGCGCTGTCGGGTGAGCCGATCACGTGGACGTGGCTCCTGCTGGTCCCGGCCGTCGCGATGATCACGCTGTTCAACGCGGGCTGCGCGCTCATCACCGCGCGCATCGTGGCGACCGCACGCGACGTGCGCAACCTGATCCCCGTCGGCACGCGACTGCTGCGCTACTTCTCGGGCGTGTTCTACTCGATCGACTACTACGCGACCGACTCGCTCGCGTCGCTCGTGCTGGCCTACCAACCCGTCGCGCTGTACATCGACATCGTCCGCTCGTGCGTGCTCGTGGAGACACCCCTGCAGGCCCACCTGTGGTGGTTGGGCGCCGGCTGGGCCGTGCTGTTCAGCGTGGTCGGCTTCATCATGTTCTGGCGGGCGGAGGAACGCTATGGCCGGGACTGA
- a CDS encoding nucleotide sugar dehydrogenase: MSIDVVIIGLGYVGLPLAQEAARSGLSVVGFDVSTAVVDGLNAGRSHVDDLSDDDIAEMLTSGFRATTDPEQIVGAATYVICVPTPLAEDGGPDLGAVLSATRTVTPAMRAGALVVLESTTYPGTTEEVLLPMLAESGLVAGTDFFLAFSPERIDPGNAVYGMKNTPKVVGGIDETSTARAAEFYGRFVDQVVPAKGTREAEMAKLLENTYRHINIALVNEMARFCHELGVDLWDVIDLAKTKPFGFQAFYPGPGVGGHCIPIDPNYLSYRVRSRLGYPFRFVELAQEINSTMPAYVARRAQDLLNDAGRAIKGSRVLLLGVTYKPDIADQRESPAVPLAKQLTTLGADVRFHDPAVEQWRVDGRVLEREADLDAAVADADLVILVQNHRAYDVDAIVGAAQRLLDTKGATTDPRAHRL; encoded by the coding sequence GTGTCCATCGACGTCGTCATCATCGGGCTCGGCTACGTGGGCCTCCCGCTCGCGCAGGAGGCCGCGCGGTCAGGTCTCTCCGTCGTCGGCTTCGATGTCAGCACCGCTGTCGTCGACGGCCTGAACGCGGGTCGCTCGCACGTCGACGACCTCTCGGACGACGACATCGCGGAGATGCTCACGAGCGGCTTCCGCGCCACGACCGACCCCGAGCAGATCGTCGGCGCCGCGACGTACGTCATCTGCGTGCCCACGCCGCTGGCCGAGGACGGCGGACCCGACCTGGGTGCCGTGCTGTCCGCGACCCGCACCGTCACGCCCGCGATGCGGGCGGGCGCGCTCGTGGTCCTCGAGTCCACGACGTACCCGGGCACCACCGAGGAGGTCCTGCTGCCGATGCTCGCCGAGAGCGGGCTCGTGGCGGGCACCGACTTCTTCCTGGCGTTCTCCCCCGAGCGCATCGACCCGGGCAACGCGGTGTACGGCATGAAGAACACGCCCAAGGTCGTCGGCGGCATCGACGAGACCTCGACGGCGCGTGCGGCCGAGTTCTACGGGCGGTTCGTCGACCAGGTGGTGCCCGCGAAGGGCACGCGCGAGGCCGAGATGGCCAAGCTGCTCGAGAACACGTACCGGCACATCAACATCGCGCTGGTCAACGAGATGGCGCGGTTCTGCCACGAGCTCGGCGTCGACCTGTGGGACGTCATCGACCTCGCGAAGACCAAGCCGTTCGGCTTCCAGGCGTTCTACCCCGGTCCGGGCGTCGGCGGGCACTGCATCCCGATCGACCCGAACTACCTGAGCTACCGCGTGCGCAGCCGGCTGGGCTACCCGTTCCGGTTCGTCGAGCTGGCGCAGGAGATCAACTCGACGATGCCCGCGTACGTCGCGCGCCGCGCGCAGGACCTGCTCAACGACGCGGGCCGCGCCATCAAGGGCTCGCGCGTGCTGCTGCTGGGTGTGACGTACAAGCCCGACATCGCCGACCAGCGCGAGTCGCCCGCCGTGCCGCTCGCCAAGCAGCTCACGACGCTCGGCGCCGACGTGCGCTTCCACGACCCCGCGGTCGAGCAGTGGCGCGTCGACGGCCGCGTGCTCGAGCGCGAGGCGGACCTGGACGCCGCGGTGGCCGACGCCGACCTGGTGATCCTCGTGCAGAACCACCGCGCGTACGACGTCGACGCGATCGTCGGCGCCGCGCAGCGGCTGCTGGACACCAAGGGCGCGACGACCGACCCCCGCGCGCACCGCCTGTGA
- the wecB gene encoding non-hydrolyzing UDP-N-acetylglucosamine 2-epimerase — MSDAVLHITGARPNFPKAAPVVAALGGRGVEQVLVHTGQHYDDRMSEVFFRELRLPRPDINLGVGSGTQAGQTAAIMVALEEVMLERRPAMVVVYGDVNSTVAAALVAAKLMIPVAHVEAGLRSFDPSMPEEVNRVVTDRLSDVLLATSPDAIAHLAHEGVPADRIHLVGNPMIDTLLSARDRFTPDAAATLGLPDEPYAVGTLHRPGNVDDPADVAALVAAVHAVADQVRVVLPLHPRGRGRLEAAGLLDHPGVSVTDPLGYLDFMGLVDGARLVVTDSGGVQEETTVLGVPCLTLRPNTERPVTITHGTNRLVTREGLADEVAAALAAGRPQTWSVPPLWDGHAGERIADVLVAELRARG, encoded by the coding sequence ATGTCTGACGCCGTCCTGCACATCACCGGTGCCCGTCCCAACTTCCCCAAGGCGGCACCCGTCGTCGCCGCCCTCGGGGGGCGTGGCGTCGAGCAGGTGCTCGTCCACACGGGTCAGCACTACGACGACCGCATGTCGGAGGTGTTCTTCCGCGAGCTGCGGCTGCCCCGGCCGGACATCAACCTGGGCGTCGGCTCGGGCACGCAGGCGGGTCAGACCGCGGCGATCATGGTCGCGCTCGAGGAGGTCATGCTCGAGCGCCGGCCCGCGATGGTCGTGGTGTACGGCGACGTGAACTCGACCGTCGCCGCGGCGCTCGTGGCCGCCAAGCTCATGATCCCCGTCGCGCACGTCGAGGCGGGTCTGCGCAGCTTCGACCCCTCGATGCCCGAGGAGGTCAACCGCGTCGTCACGGACCGGCTCTCGGACGTGCTGCTCGCCACCAGCCCGGACGCGATCGCGCACCTCGCGCACGAGGGCGTGCCCGCCGACCGCATCCACCTGGTCGGCAACCCGATGATCGACACGCTCCTGTCCGCGCGCGACCGGTTCACGCCCGACGCGGCGGCCACGCTCGGCCTGCCCGACGAGCCGTACGCGGTCGGCACGCTGCACCGCCCGGGCAACGTCGACGACCCCGCGGACGTCGCGGCGCTCGTGGCGGCGGTGCACGCCGTCGCCGACCAGGTGCGCGTGGTGCTCCCGCTGCACCCGCGCGGCCGCGGCCGGCTCGAGGCCGCGGGGCTGCTCGACCACCCCGGCGTCTCGGTCACAGACCCGCTGGGGTACCTCGACTTCATGGGGCTCGTGGACGGTGCGCGCCTGGTCGTGACGGACTCGGGCGGCGTGCAGGAGGAGACGACCGTGCTCGGGGTGCCGTGCCTCACGCTGCGTCCCAACACCGAGCGTCCCGTCACGATCACGCATGGCACCAACCGGCTGGTGACCCGCGAGGGCCTGGCCGACGAGGTGGCGGCCGCGCTCGCGGCCGGCCGCCCGCAGACGTGGTCCGTGCCCCCGCTGTGGGACGGGCACGCGGGCGAGCGCATCGCCGACGTCCTGGTCGCCGAGCTGCGGGCGCGCGGGTGA
- a CDS encoding glycosyltransferase, with protein sequence MSPDSAPGGAPSSGPASASDRATAVRRDDDVPRVTAPRGGAVGRRARALVRDALPAASVARGHLGRHPVVAATRALRALPAPVRRALADTLGRTRTVAGALALGADGRSDAADATLRALAATRAPRRASAAAIAAVALHRGALARAALDAVPGTAPGRRRAEALVAAEEGHLTRAVAALADARGPAERRLRADLQGEVAVLTPGRLPGRTHVPSGRAPARVLHQVTNALPEVQAGYTTRTHGLAAAQHALGLDVHVGTRLGFPVTAGSLGAPRTVVRDGVGYHRLLTARPLPRRADDRLAHDVAATTALARALAPDVLHAHSKFVNADVALRVAARLDLPVVYEVRGFLEETWRSRGGDPAADLYRGARERETEVMLAADRVVTISQGMRDAIVARGVPAAHVHVVANAVDDRFTGPLADPTDVRARLGIPDGDVVVGTVTTVNDYEGVDVLVDAVALLRARGLPVRLLVVGSGPALAGVRARAARALGDAAHLPGRVPFAQVPAWHRAIDVFAVPRRDLPVTAAVTPIKPLEALASARPVVASDLPALRELVTPAWGALAAADDPAALATALETFVTDPVARHDAGSAGRAWILAERTWRRAAEQYRALYTGL encoded by the coding sequence GTGTCACCCGACAGCGCCCCCGGCGGCGCCCCCTCCAGCGGTCCCGCGAGCGCGTCGGACCGGGCCACGGCCGTGCGGCGCGACGACGACGTCCCACGCGTCACGGCGCCGCGCGGCGGGGCCGTCGGACGCCGTGCACGCGCCCTGGTCCGCGACGCGCTGCCGGCCGCGAGCGTCGCGCGCGGACACCTCGGTCGCCACCCGGTCGTCGCGGCGACGCGCGCGCTGCGCGCGCTGCCCGCTCCGGTGCGGCGCGCACTCGCCGACACGCTGGGGCGCACCCGGACGGTGGCCGGAGCGCTCGCGCTGGGTGCGGACGGTCGTTCCGACGCGGCCGACGCGACGCTGCGCGCACTCGCCGCCACGCGCGCGCCGCGCCGTGCGTCTGCGGCCGCGATCGCGGCCGTCGCGCTGCACCGCGGGGCGCTCGCCCGCGCGGCGCTCGACGCCGTACCCGGGACGGCTCCGGGACGCAGGCGCGCCGAGGCGCTCGTCGCGGCCGAGGAGGGCCACCTGACGCGCGCGGTGGCCGCGCTCGCCGACGCGCGCGGGCCCGCGGAGCGACGTCTGCGCGCGGACCTGCAGGGCGAGGTGGCGGTGCTCACCCCCGGCCGGCTGCCCGGACGCACGCACGTCCCGTCCGGCCGCGCACCCGCGCGCGTGCTGCACCAGGTGACGAACGCGCTGCCCGAGGTGCAGGCCGGCTACACGACCCGCACGCACGGCCTGGCCGCGGCCCAGCACGCGCTCGGGCTCGACGTGCACGTGGGCACACGTCTGGGGTTCCCGGTCACGGCGGGCAGCCTGGGGGCGCCGCGCACGGTCGTGCGCGACGGCGTCGGCTACCACCGGCTGCTGACGGCCCGCCCGCTCCCCCGGCGCGCCGACGACCGGCTCGCGCACGACGTCGCCGCGACGACCGCGCTCGCGCGCGCGCTGGCACCCGACGTGCTGCACGCGCACAGCAAGTTCGTCAACGCGGACGTCGCGCTGCGCGTCGCCGCACGCCTCGACCTCCCGGTCGTCTACGAGGTGCGCGGGTTCCTCGAGGAGACGTGGCGCAGCCGCGGCGGCGACCCGGCCGCCGACCTGTACCGCGGCGCACGCGAGCGCGAGACCGAGGTCATGCTCGCCGCCGACCGCGTCGTGACGATCTCGCAGGGCATGCGGGACGCGATCGTCGCGCGTGGCGTGCCCGCGGCCCACGTGCACGTCGTGGCGAACGCGGTCGACGACCGGTTCACCGGTCCGCTCGCCGACCCCACGGACGTGCGCGCCCGGCTCGGCATCCCGGACGGTGACGTCGTGGTCGGCACCGTCACGACCGTCAACGACTACGAGGGCGTCGACGTCCTGGTGGATGCGGTCGCGCTGCTGCGGGCCCGGGGCCTGCCCGTGCGCCTGCTCGTCGTCGGCTCGGGTCCCGCTCTGGCGGGCGTGCGCGCGCGTGCGGCCCGCGCCCTGGGTGACGCGGCGCACCTGCCCGGGCGGGTGCCGTTCGCCCAGGTGCCCGCGTGGCACCGCGCGATCGACGTGTTCGCGGTCCCGCGCCGGGACCTGCCCGTGACCGCCGCGGTCACGCCGATCAAGCCGCTCGAGGCGCTCGCGAGCGCACGACCCGTGGTGGCGAGCGACCTGCCCGCGCTGCGCGAGCTCGTGACGCCGGCGTGGGGTGCGCTCGCCGCGGCCGACGACCCCGCCGCACTCGCGACGGCGCTCGAGACGTTCGTCACCGACCCGGTCGCGCGGCACGACGCGGGCTCCGCGGGCCGGGCCTGGATCCTGGCCGAGCGCACGTGGCGCCGCGCCGCCGAGCAGTACCGCGCGCTGTACACCGGTTTGTAA
- a CDS encoding ABC transporter ATP-binding protein: MAGTDPRRFEEIDFEADATDVPEGAAPGSEAHESPLGPPSLIVDDLHIRYRIVGAGKRQAVTDGPAPGRVRRLLNRGGQHVGATEVHAVRGVSFVAHTGESIGIVGRNGAGKSTLLRAIAGLIPPSQGAVYVGGTSSLLGVNAALMSSLTGERNIMLGGLALGLTPQQVRERFDDIVEFAGIGEFVYMPMKAYSSGMAARLRFAISTAAIPDVLMIDEALATGDAEFRARSSEKIREVKDHAGTVFLVSHSNKAITQMCDRALWIEQGEIIMDGPSDEVVAAYAKSLKR; encoded by the coding sequence ATGGCCGGGACTGACCCCCGCCGGTTCGAGGAGATCGACTTCGAGGCCGACGCCACCGACGTGCCCGAGGGCGCCGCACCCGGGTCAGAAGCGCACGAGTCGCCCCTCGGCCCACCGTCGCTCATCGTCGACGACCTGCACATCCGGTACCGCATCGTGGGTGCGGGCAAGCGGCAGGCCGTCACGGACGGGCCGGCGCCCGGGCGCGTGCGGCGCCTGCTGAACCGCGGCGGCCAGCACGTCGGGGCCACCGAGGTGCACGCGGTGCGCGGGGTGTCGTTCGTCGCGCACACGGGCGAGTCGATCGGGATCGTCGGGCGCAACGGCGCCGGCAAGAGCACGCTGCTGCGCGCCATCGCGGGCCTCATCCCGCCGAGCCAGGGTGCCGTGTACGTGGGCGGGACCAGCTCGCTGCTGGGCGTCAACGCGGCGCTCATGAGCTCGCTCACGGGCGAGCGGAACATCATGCTCGGCGGGCTCGCACTGGGCCTGACGCCGCAGCAGGTGCGCGAGCGGTTCGACGACATCGTCGAGTTCGCCGGCATCGGCGAGTTCGTCTACATGCCGATGAAGGCGTACTCCTCGGGCATGGCCGCGCGCCTGCGGTTCGCCATCTCGACCGCGGCGATCCCCGACGTGCTCATGATCGACGAGGCGCTCGCGACCGGTGACGCCGAGTTCCGCGCACGCAGCAGCGAGAAGATCCGCGAGGTCAAGGACCACGCCGGCACGGTGTTCCTGGTGAGCCACTCGAACAAGGCGATCACGCAGATGTGCGACCGAGCGCTGTGGATCGAGCAGGGCGAGATCATCATGGACGGTCCGTCGGACGAGGTCGTCGCCGCCTACGCCAAGTCGCTCAAGAGGTAG
- a CDS encoding SGNH hydrolase domain-containing protein produces the protein MSSRSALLALLCVSVAALAACTSEPGDLAEPTPSGVARAAEPAPTRVDATPSPAPSPEPTAPSVEDVLAALAPSLGPSVAVDTYVPDPAHARDSYPVHYDQKCHQDIDGDSPWRCTFGDEDSATQILLVGDSHAAHWSSGLAQAATDEGWQLQVSSKTACPVLDQLVWIRARDGAYESCLAWGEAVVERILADPPDLVVTSLSGEYDVVTDGVKVPAGDEADAALRSALERTWGRLRDAGVPLVVVQDTPWLAQELGDCLEDHLTDPAACDSPADEALAASGQANIAAAAQETGTPVIDLTPWLCTDEICPAVVDGMLVMRDEHHVTAEYSRSLAPVLGAAIEAVLAADLG, from the coding sequence ATGTCCTCCCGCTCCGCCCTCCTGGCTCTCCTGTGCGTGAGCGTCGCCGCGCTCGCCGCGTGCACGTCCGAGCCGGGCGACCTGGCCGAACCGACGCCCTCGGGCGTCGCGCGTGCCGCAGAGCCGGCGCCGACCCGCGTGGACGCGACGCCGAGCCCGGCCCCCAGCCCCGAGCCGACCGCACCCTCCGTCGAGGACGTCCTCGCGGCGCTCGCGCCGTCGCTGGGACCCAGCGTCGCCGTGGACACCTACGTGCCGGACCCCGCGCACGCGCGCGACTCCTACCCCGTGCACTACGACCAGAAGTGCCACCAGGACATCGACGGCGACTCGCCGTGGCGCTGCACGTTCGGCGACGAGGACTCGGCCACGCAGATCCTGCTGGTCGGCGACTCGCACGCGGCGCACTGGTCCTCGGGCCTCGCGCAGGCGGCGACCGACGAGGGCTGGCAGCTGCAGGTCTCGTCGAAGACCGCGTGCCCCGTGCTCGACCAGCTGGTCTGGATCCGGGCGCGGGACGGCGCCTACGAGAGCTGCCTCGCGTGGGGCGAGGCCGTGGTCGAGCGCATCCTGGCCGACCCGCCGGACCTCGTCGTGACGTCGCTCAGCGGCGAGTACGACGTGGTGACCGACGGCGTCAAGGTGCCCGCGGGTGACGAGGCCGACGCGGCGCTCCGGTCGGCGCTCGAGCGCACGTGGGGACGCCTGCGGGATGCGGGCGTGCCGCTCGTGGTCGTCCAGGACACGCCGTGGCTCGCGCAGGAGCTCGGTGACTGCCTCGAGGACCACCTGACGGACCCGGCGGCGTGCGACAGCCCCGCCGACGAGGCGCTCGCGGCCTCGGGCCAGGCGAACATCGCCGCGGCCGCGCAGGAGACGGGCACGCCCGTGATCGACCTGACGCCGTGGCTGTGCACCGACGAGATCTGCCCCGCGGTGGTCGACGGCATGCTCGTCATGCGCGACGAGCACCACGTGACGGCCGAGTACTCGCGCAGCCTCGCACCCGTGCTGGGCGCCGCGATCGAGGCCGTCCTGGCTGCCGACCTGGGATAG
- a CDS encoding glycosyltransferase family 2 protein: MTPPPGQGSAHGGPLPAVAVVVLTQGRRPASLAAALESVLAQRGVHVDVVVVGNGWEPHGLPPRVRTLALPANRGIPGGRNAGVDQVRGDVLFFLDDDARLPAPDVVARLVARLGTGDVGLVQPRVLDPDGRPAPRRWVPRIRKAHPGRPGPVFSVWEGAVAVRRDVFEAAGRWPHAFFYAHEGIELAWRVWETGHVVWYAGDVVVHHRAHEQEARHPYHHRLNARNRVWLARRNLPAVLRPVYVGSWTLVQVLRTWRRPAVLRAWFAGWWEGWRSTPPALRPMRWSTVARMTRHGRPPVI, encoded by the coding sequence GTGACGCCGCCCCCCGGGCAGGGCAGCGCGCACGGCGGGCCGCTGCCCGCGGTCGCGGTCGTGGTGCTGACCCAGGGGCGCCGGCCCGCGAGCCTGGCCGCCGCGCTCGAGTCGGTGCTGGCGCAGCGGGGCGTGCACGTGGACGTCGTCGTGGTGGGGAACGGCTGGGAGCCGCACGGGCTGCCCCCGCGCGTGCGCACGCTCGCGCTGCCCGCCAACCGTGGCATCCCGGGCGGGCGCAACGCGGGCGTCGACCAGGTCCGTGGCGACGTGCTGTTCTTCCTCGACGACGACGCGCGCCTGCCCGCGCCGGACGTGGTCGCGCGCCTCGTCGCGCGGCTCGGCACGGGCGACGTGGGGCTGGTCCAGCCGCGCGTGCTCGACCCGGACGGCAGGCCCGCGCCACGCCGCTGGGTGCCCCGCATCCGCAAGGCCCACCCCGGGCGGCCCGGTCCGGTGTTCTCGGTCTGGGAGGGCGCGGTCGCGGTCCGCCGCGACGTGTTCGAGGCCGCCGGGCGGTGGCCGCACGCGTTCTTCTACGCGCACGAGGGCATCGAGCTCGCGTGGCGCGTCTGGGAGACCGGGCACGTCGTCTGGTACGCCGGGGACGTCGTCGTGCACCACCGCGCGCACGAGCAGGAGGCGCGGCACCCGTACCACCACCGCCTCAACGCACGGAACCGCGTGTGGCTCGCGCGGCGCAACCTGCCGGCCGTGCTGCGTCCCGTGTACGTCGGCTCGTGGACGCTCGTGCAGGTCCTGCGCACGTGGCGCCGGCCCGCGGTGCTGCGCGCGTGGTTCGCCGGCTGGTGGGAGGGCTGGCGGAGCACGCCGCCGGCGCTGCGTCCCATGCGCTGGTCCACGGTCGCGCGCATGACGCGGCACGGACGCCCCCCGGTGATCTGA
- a CDS encoding glycosyltransferase family 2 protein — MIPEPAPAVPDQGEAALPPVSVIMPVRDEEPYLADSVHRILDDGYAGEIEIVLAVGPSQDRTAQIADELAARDPRVVVVENPTGRTPAGLNAAIRASRHAILVRVDGHGFLPPRYIETAVDALARTGAANVGGVMVPEGRTPFEQAVARAMSSRVGIGGAPFHVGGQAGPTQSVYLGVFRRDVLEELGGFDEHFTRAQDWELNHRIRAAGHTVWFEPGMRVAYRPRSGLRALVTQFRGSGRWRREVVRTYPETASMRYLAAPVAVVGLAGGTLAGVAGLVGGPAWLRLGFAAPVGYAAILAAATVVEGKGLAPRARAWFPGVVATMHLAWGAGFLAGVRAEHADRAPR, encoded by the coding sequence GTGATCCCCGAGCCCGCGCCCGCCGTGCCCGACCAGGGCGAGGCCGCCCTGCCGCCCGTCAGCGTGATCATGCCGGTGCGGGACGAGGAGCCGTACCTCGCGGACTCCGTGCACCGCATCCTCGACGACGGCTACGCGGGCGAGATCGAGATCGTGCTGGCCGTCGGGCCCTCGCAGGACCGCACCGCGCAGATCGCCGACGAGCTCGCCGCGCGCGACCCGCGCGTCGTCGTCGTCGAGAACCCCACCGGACGGACGCCCGCGGGCCTGAACGCCGCCATCCGCGCGTCGCGGCACGCGATCCTCGTGCGCGTCGACGGGCACGGCTTCCTGCCGCCCCGCTACATCGAGACCGCGGTCGACGCGCTCGCTCGCACGGGCGCGGCCAACGTCGGGGGCGTGATGGTGCCCGAGGGCCGCACGCCGTTCGAGCAGGCGGTCGCGCGCGCCATGAGCAGCCGCGTGGGGATCGGCGGCGCACCGTTCCACGTCGGGGGCCAGGCCGGACCCACGCAGAGCGTGTACCTGGGCGTGTTCCGGCGCGACGTGCTCGAGGAGCTCGGCGGGTTCGACGAGCACTTCACGCGCGCGCAGGACTGGGAGCTCAACCACCGCATCCGCGCCGCGGGCCACACCGTGTGGTTCGAGCCGGGCATGCGCGTGGCGTACCGGCCGCGCTCGGGCCTGCGCGCGCTGGTCACGCAGTTCCGCGGCTCGGGTCGCTGGCGGCGCGAGGTCGTGCGGACCTACCCCGAGACCGCGTCGATGCGGTACCTCGCCGCGCCCGTCGCGGTCGTCGGCCTCGCGGGCGGCACGCTCGCGGGCGTGGCAGGCCTCGTGGGCGGGCCGGCGTGGCTGCGGCTCGGGTTCGCGGCGCCGGTCGGCTACGCCGCGATCCTCGCGGCCGCCACGGTGGTCGAGGGCAAGGGCCTGGCGCCGCGCGCCCGCGCGTGGTTCCCCGGCGTCGTCGCGACCATGCACCTGGCGTGGGGTGCGGGCTTCCTCGCGGGTGTCCGCGCCGAGCACGCCGACCGCGCGCCTCGCTGA